Below is a window of Nicotiana tabacum cultivar K326 chromosome 19, ASM71507v2, whole genome shotgun sequence DNA.
tctattccctcatatgttgtttttctttttcatacttttcttagactctggtgtatagagataatTAGCTTTCTCctaagcttgtgacttatgaatACGAGGTTTTGGGAATGTTGTTTATATCCAAGCGTTGATTACTGtgcatgccgagcggcattttatCATTATATAGTTATCTGTTGCACTCTAGTTGTCGAATTCTGTTTTCATTTCCGTTATTTTCGTAAATTgtcaggcttacctagtcttagaggctaggtgccatcacgacatcctacggagaggAAAATGGGATCGTGacagatagcccataaccctagatcgttttcataacattgataacataaaaatctgctcttcctctattcatagttcattatttgtttcctttttattttaattagtttagaatcaaatacttctaggtttaattcttgtttagatgattaggatagtctaatttagttaatagttaatcactagtccttgtgggttcgacatctgacttttagtcactttattacttgacgacctcGTATACTTGTGTGGGTGTGTTTGGTCACAACACCAACTTACCAACCCCTAGCCATTAATTATAGACTTACTAAAACTAGCAAAGCAcgtataaaaattaaaaactctAATAAATAAGgatctttctctccaagaatcacacgcaAGATCTCTTTCCATATTTTTAAATATGATTAGCAACATCAGATGCAAGACGAAAAAAAATTttatgaataataataataataataataataatatatatatatatatatatatatatatatatatatatatatatatatatatatatatatatatatatatatatataaaatggggtatgattgaaattcattaaaaatatatagatgagtcaatatacaaaatttgaggaagattggaggtgatttggattgatttggtatcaaaattcttAGTTCAAATTATAGGTGTTAACCGGACGGGCTGGTCCGGGCTGAACACAAAAATAAAATAGCCTGTCCGGTTATTGTTCCGGGCTGGGTAGTGGACTGGGGTTCCGGGCTGGGATTTTTCGGGTTTTAGTGGGCCCGTCCGGGTTCGGGCTTAACGGGGCCGGACCGGGCTGgctcaatttttatttatttatttttttttgtatattttatttttcttattcaatgttactgatacttaagtgtttgcaaacttttaaggtttagaattaaactttaaactttaaagtttaaagttttaaatttgaaatttgaattttaaaattctaaaattgaaatttgaaagtaagtgactacaaaaaattatttaataagaccaataggtAATGTGTAAGGATCAAACTGCGAAAGCTttcgttttatatttttattgaataataaataatacttcaaattaatatgCAAGTTCtaatttgattttttaatttttgaactttgagaaatatgtgtaaagctactagaagaaccaacACTACCTCTTGATTTTTTTAGAAGTTTTACTCTTACTACTACCACCCCTACTAGTACACGCTTTTTTGGCTGCTCTAAATATatccattatgtaaattaaattaataattctaaataataaaataaaaatatacaccaaagaagagaaagagatggaacgagtgtaccGGGATTCCGGATGCCACACTAAATTTTATATCAAACTTCAGTTGATAGAGTgatacttgatatttgataatattGAATATTGATACAACACTTCgcttgaatacttgatatttgatactACAATTTTGTAGTGACTAaagtaaatatttgatgaaacttgaaataataagtaattgatAATTTAAGAGCAATAAACAATATTatcaagagagaatagagagagaatTATAGTAGCAAGAGAGCAaattgtgagaaaaatgaaaaagaagggGGGTTATTTATAGtatttaaaaggttaaaattataatttataaaatattaggGGTGTGGGGGCTATTTTCTTAAGGGGGTAGGCCGAAATGGGGTAGACCGAAATGCAAAAATGGCCTTTTTCCAACggtcatttttgaatttgaccgttggcaacaatccagaaataaataaataaaaaattacaacgGTAAGCGGGCTGTAGCCCGGTAAAAACCCGGTAGCGGGTAACCAGGCTAACCGGGTTCCGGGGCACCAGTTACCAAAATGTTTATGTTCTCGCCCGGCTCCCCGTCCAACCCTCCCCAACCCGTCCCCAACCCCTATCCTACTGGGCTGAACCGGGTCGAACCGGGCTGTGATTGGGCTGGTCCGGCCCGATTAACATGTCTAGTTCaaatcgagttcaaaaataatttctgcGGCACATGTATCAAACATATATCATGcatgcatgtatctcacacacaagtatacatgtgatacacaagtGATACACATATCACTATTTTTCATGTTAATCTTCTACTTCGTATTTTCATTTCAAACCACTTCAAAGCTCcaccaaatcattccaaaattgatattcaagctccttaagatgtacccaatctattctaataacacccatCCAAAAGAAAGCGAAAATTTGACCCCTTtttggctacaaatagctaatcAGCTAATAtttgtaatattttatgaattgaccaattttcataataagctacttataaatggacatagctgatAGTTTTCCAGTTTACTAAAAaatctattgctatttttatgattattattttaatattaaatgTATTAAGTATGCATAtaatgtatgtatgtgtgtgtctGTGAGACTTTAAGTTTCacttttttctttcattctccATTGTGTATAtagatttttgaattttgattgttattaatatttttttaaaattgtagaATAAAATTCATGTAAAGTATAAATAGATAACTTcttataaatttgttataaagtCTACCtctattttttaccttttttttattaCATACATTGCCTAATATACAAagttttcactttcttttattctcaAATTTGTAAATAGATTTAGTTTTAATtgctattaataaaattattaatatagaCAAATTACTTGTTGTAAATTTGTTATTTTTGTCGTTTTCTCATTATTGAATGTCATTAAACTTGATTACTACTTCTCActcttttttgtttaaaaaataatattctttTTTATAGGTAAGTTCATAACAAATATagatgaaaaaaatataaaagttgtaAAGTTGGATGATGAGATTGACTTTCAAAGGAAATTTGGGGAATATAAATGATTTTCACCCTTTAAAATTAGACTCAAGTGTTATAAAGCTTAATATGGACACTTTATAACCTTGTCGCTATCCTAAAAGGAATTAAGTTATAAATTTTTAACACAATCagtaattttaaatatatgatAGGAATTAGcatttagtattatttttatcaaattaTCAATTAAtacttattaaaaaaattattaataattattTAACAAATGGTGTTATGTGTAAATATTTTTCACCATCAGTTCATAAAACTGGCGATGGTTATGTGTAAACCATTGGAAGCATGCGCACGCATATGCACTATAGTCGTGCTTATTTGATTATTTTTAGTAGCAACTGGTCCATACTATTTGAATGGTATGAAGTTTTACCACTtaataaaaaaagggaaagaaatcaaCACCGTATATACGTGGACGTATTTAGGTACGAGGATATGGGTTCACGTGAATTCATATTTTTTTCTAAAtcatatataataatattatatattttttaaatttatttaaatatatgTGTGTGCGCTCATGCTCAAAGACTCTTAGGGTGCAATAATTATTGGGTACACCTCTACGAGTAAATTGTCGGTTCAAATCTCACTTCAGATGGTCTTGTTTGCGGCACggagtgtgtgtgtatatatatatatatattaattttaaacttataattttaaaagtatagTGAAATTATAATAATAGACTAAAGTTAAAAacttcaaatataaattctagatCCACTCCTTCAAACTAGTGAATCCATCTCGTTGAAATCTAGTTCCTGTCTATACTGGGGCTAAGGTAAAACCAACATTGGATACCTTAATTGGTGCATAGAACCAGGAACCCAAATACTAAGCCTATGAGGATTTGCCACTTACTTAAATCTCCATTATTTGTAGGAGTAGAAGGAGACAAGTTCAATTCAATATCAATTTTTCGCCCTCCAATTAATTTGCAAACAATACAAAATTGttttttaaatacaaaattgTTTAAGTCCATGCATGCAGctcttttttaattatttttttgcaTCCAACACGAAAGGAAGGCCCTCCATGCTTCTTCACATTAATTTTCTCAATTCACTACCCTCCAAACTCCAAATAGTTTTTGCCTCTCCTATCTCATTTCTgcctttcattttattttattttcaatttattGGTAAAGGACAAAGCAGCATGAAAGTTAACAAAGTCAAACAAGTCATCCTTGTTTGGGGTGGCACATTTTTCCCTTCTTAAAACAAATTACTAGTAGCAGATTAATTGATCTGCGAACAAAATCCTGCATTTATTATGCAAGATTTGTTATTAACATGTCAAGCAATGTCATGTACTAACTTAACAAGCCGGCAGATATTTTAGACAAATTGAAGGTTCTCCACATCATTAAGTTCCTTATGTCTAATACTTTCCAATAAGTTTCAACTATGCATACTGATCATGGTGTACTGTAATGTATATCCGATTGTATAGATACTTTTGTAGGAAGTGCCCTATCAGGAAAATTTGCTAGTATTATTTACATTAAACATAAAAAGATTAAATTTACAACCTATTGTATTAAGAAAATATCACATCATCAGTGAAATTTAACCTATTATGACATTTGTCATAGGTTATTAATCGATACCTATTAAATAAAGTTACATATAAGTACCTTCTATATGAACTGATTGTGTAACGAAACTTAATATATATGATTTAAATTAAACATAATGATATATGTGAAAATTCTCTTTTATATTATAGTTTATATATTATGTAGTGATGCACGTTAGTAAAAGTTAGAAGAGTTTGGAGTCTCTTAAATGgataaaaatagcacgggctagccagttttccgaccggtaattcaaaaatagccagtgtttgcaaagtcattgaaaaatagccactattttgctgcaacacggaccggtccagcataatatactggagattggaacacttgtgtatgaacttgcagcatattatgctagaccggtatattatactggaactccaatatattatgctggagtttcagtatattatactggaaactccagcatattatactggaactccagtataatatgttggagtttcagtataatatactggaatattttccgaattttaaataatattttcattcagatttatatttacatgaaaaatggctaaatttcgattacttttaaaactgtgattattttttaattattacttgtaaatctgactatttttaaatttctccgtCTAACTATGATAGTAATTAAAGACCAAGTTTTTGTTGATAGTGCAGGCACGTAGCAATTTCGGTGGCTTTTGCATGTGATGAACAACCGCAAGCGGACAAGAACAGCTCTGCACAAATGGTTTGTAAGTAACAAAGTCAGGCAAATCTCGGATTTTTTTGGCTCATCTCCGACATCTCTCAACCATCAAATTAATATTATCACATTAAATCTATGTTCCTAAATTGTTATCACTAAATTATGATCCTATGAATGCATCTTTTAATATAGTCCCATTTAAAAAACCTCTAATTAGAAGCATCCATGCTTCTACGTGTGCTTTGTCTTCTTTCCCTTGATTCGATCCATTGCATCGGTTCTCTCACTTTTGGTACCTACCTCTctcattctctttttcttttattctttctttttcaataaaTTCAGTTTATAAAACACTTTTATCCATGACCATTAGATTTTGGATTCGAGTCACGCTGGGTGAAGTGTGAaaacactatagatcctcctaatttggaagaggtttaaaaaaaaattattttcaaacttcACTGATATAATTAATTTAGATTCACAACCGATAAAAGTGAATAAAAACGCTCCCTATCGagaattttttgattttttgatttaatTAAAGCAAATACCTCTGACTAATGTAGAAAAATACCTATCATCTTATCACCTTTTGGTGGTTAGGGAAGTAAAACGCTAGCTATTAAGAATGACAGAATTatatactacaaaaaaaaaatgggaaaaatgacTGCCAAAATCGATTGATGTGACAAAAATCAACTGAAAATTGACCGATTTGTGGCGGTCGGTAGAGTGAACCGACCGACTTCTATCGGTatttttcgaccgatttcggtcagtcaattaaattccaaaaaagaaccgaccgaagtcggtcggtattttaattatataattaaaaaatgcaCTATCTGGGAATCAAACCGTTGTTTGTACTTTGCcaagatactattctaccactagaccattggtacattttgttttaagattattttttattttatttatactttttaattatattttcgcacgaaaataaccgaccgatgtcagtcggttttattaaaaaataaaactaccGACTGAAATCGGACGACTttttaaaacgactggccgaATTAACCGACTGCTTTCGGTCgattttttgaatattaattttaatttattttaaatagaaaATCGACTAAAGTTGGTctgtttcttgaaaaataaatttcggagGATGCAAAAATAGTTTTCTGtattttgcgccaaagaaaatcgatcaaagttggttggtttagtaaaaaaaaaatatttttttaaaaaaaaaattgaccaaTTTTAGTCAATTTTTAGGCCGATTTTTATTTCTAATAGTGATAGGCCGTGAAGGATGATTAGGTAAACACCTTTTGTTGAAATATCAGTGACGAGATTTCTGACCTCATTTATAATGCTACAAGAGATCTCTTACTTTCTCACTCCTCTCCTCCTATATATATCGACATAACTTCACTCTTTCCTTCAACTCAACCCtaccaaaacaaagaaaaagagaaagaaagacaaaCCATATTCTTAGACAAATTAAAGTCTTGGCCATGGCTTCTACTCCACTTGCAAGATTGTCAATTGAGCGTAGACCCAAATTGCTtaaagattttcttcttcaagacGATCCATATTTATGTTCACCTAATGATTTTGGTTCACACCCTCGAAAATTATGCAAgtccaaattttcaaattttcatggTTCAAGAATTAAGTCAAACAAAGCTTCGTCTCATCAATTACTTAGAAATAGATCATCTAGAGCTGCTACTGCTACAATTTCTGCCATTAACAAGGTCATCAACATTGTTAAGTTCTTACCCTTTGCCTCTGTCAAATCTCCTTCCATTTTTCCGCGAAGCATTTCAAGAAAACTATCAAGAAGAACCAACCACAGGGACAATATTAAACAACATAGTAGTAACCACGATGTCTCAGTCAAAGTCAAAGTCAAAGACATCCTAAGGTGGAAATCATTTAGAGACTTGGTAGATGAGAAATCTACACCATATTCACCAAATAGAtgcaccaccaccaccaccacaacTAACTCCACAACCACCACCAGCACCACCACAAGCAGCAAGAGAACTAGTTGGTGTGATAGTGATTTTACTGCGGAGGATTTACCGTCATGGTGGGGTGAAAATGGTGAATTTTTGGGTGAATTAGAAGATGGGATGAAGAAGGTTGGTAGAAATAATATATTCGAGGAAACTGTCGGTGGGTATAGCATGGGAACCACAAGAGCAATCAAAAGGGACCGTAAGGTGAATTGTTTTTTTTGTTGATACTATTATTGAACCATAATCTTGCATGCAGCTTTGGATACCTATAGAAACATACAAGTTTAATACtctcttttgtcatttttggtatAGCCTTCTCTACAGGCTGACATGGTCTCTATAATGTTTTCTGGCTACACTTAATTAAATACAACTAGCATAACAATATCATGACCAAAtttaaaaaatgttttttttgtatttatcACTACATTTTCCTCTCCaatgtttatttttaaaaaatatcatttaaCGTAACGACGGTATTCTTTAATTTAACAGGAAGAGTTGTGCTTTGATGAGAATGAGCAACACAGCCCAGTTTCAGTTCTTGAATCTCCATTTCaagaagatgatgaagaaggaATTGCCTTCTCTTTCCACCGAAACCTTGCTAATTTAGACAGTAAGTTTCAATCTCCAACTACCTTAATTTACTTCCTAATTACCTTCGTTTTGATATGGGATAGAAAAATGGGCCAAGAAACATATTACTATAATAGTTTAAATTAGTCACCAGTAATAATTGTCACAGTTACTTTAGAAATGGGTAGTCTTTTTTATATTGAGTATAAGGTTTTTGTACATTGACAAATTTCATATACCATTGAGTTAAATTAACCAACCATAAGAGGTAACTTTTCATAACAATAAGCCTAATAAGATAACCTGAAAAATAGAGTAATAACTATTATAGCCAGTTAAATTGTAACGATAGTGTAAAATTTCTACTATCAGTAGTATAATTTATTGTTAGACTGACACACCTAATTTATTTACAAGTTCTGATTTATTAAGAATTTTTCTGCACTTCAAGAATGCATTGTTTCTCTGGTTGTTTCCACCGTGTCATGTTTATTTGGTTTATATCATGGAATATAAATCACATGAAGTAACAACAATTTTATCTCATCCATTACAGAAAGGACAAGCATGTTCATGCAAAGAATTCAACAGTTTGAGAGTCTTGCCGAAGGAAACACCagctttgaagaagaagaagaacaacaacaacaacaacaagaagaagaggaagaaattcgagaaattgaagaaaaggcaaAGCAATTGTTGAGCAATTTGAAAGAGACAATTAACATGGAACTCATTGAAGATTGTGAAGCAAACTATGTGGACGAGCTTCTCTTTGATTTCTTTTGGCATGAATTGTGTACAACTAGAAAGCATCAAAACAATGATGATGGTGAGAGTGATGAAAAGCAAATGAGAGAAGCAGAATCTTGGATCAATGGTGATTACAAAGGGGAATTTGAATGGGAGATTGAGGATAAAAGAGAATcctacataagagacatggaaagAGAAGCAAGGTGGAACAAGTttgaagaggaaaaacaagagttGAGCTTGGACTTGGAGTTTGAAGTATTTAACGATTTGGTTCATGAAGTCTTGGAAGATTTTTTTCCTCATAAATGTTAGATTATATAAAATTTGAATATAGTAAAAGAGTAGACTTGTGCACAAGACACCCTACGTTCAAGTAGGAGTCGGGAAGGCCACATCACAAGAGTATGATGTGGACAACGTGTCTACTCTAATACAAGCATTAATTactgcttccacggctcgaataTAGTATTTGGAAAGAATTCCATGTATCATATTAACATGCGTAGAACATGTTATATATACAAGTGAATTGTAGACTAGTTAGACATAGGAAACTTTTTACAGTTTAACTAGTGGTAGAATCTCTTGAATCGGGCACTCTTTTCTGCTACTTATGTATAGTTCTAATGTTGGCTGGTTATAAAGCCGACGATTTTTTGAAATTTGTAGACAACAAATGTTTTCCTTTCAATCAATGAGAGAGGAGGAAGTTTAATCAGTGATCAAACTTCTTCTTTTGCTTCTTTGTACGTAATCAAAATTCCAGTATTCGTTGTTTCTATTATTTTCTGTTGTGACTTCTGGCCCGTTTTCTAAACGGGCCAGTagtaaattatttttcaaaaagctTTTCTATAACCTAATTGCCCATACGGTAATAATATGTGAAAGTCTAGTTTGGACAGCTGACCTTAAAATactactactacaacaacaacaacaacaataataataataataataataataataattgaggAAATTTTGTAATATCTTCAATCCCAAAATTCTAAACCACTTGAAAATGTCATAATGAACCAACTCCGTTCTTCTTTTCTGTTCCTTTCGTAGAGAAGTGTGGATCGGCAAATTCCAGTAGGCAAAAAGTGTTTTTTCcgatctttacataaatagccaATCGGattcactatttatttttttaattagtatatatagattatatactAATTACGAAtgattatgtatatattatacttTCGTCGGCTATTTTCAATTAGACGACTATTTAAATTAATCCTTTTTTATTTGGTTCCAAATTCTTTTGCCCAATAAGTAATTAGTTTGAGGAAGATTTGCAGAATTATTTAGTGTCGCCGTTTATATTTTAATcccattaatttttttaaaaagaaatagtCCCGCTGACAGAATTTTAAAGCATGCTGTCAGAATTTTACAATACACCATTAGAATTTTGAATCACAATGCTAGAATTTTGAAGCACGCTGCTAGAGGTTTGAAGCACGCATGCGAGAACTGAAAATTCTCGCACATGCTTCAAAGCTCTAGTATCAAATTATAAAACTCGCACAGGGTTAATTTATCAAAACTTTATGACACTACTGAAAAACAAGAATTAGCAACGAATAAAATATAtagctaaataaaaaaaaatgcgtTGCTAATCCTATTAAGCGATAGATTAGCAATGGATTATCAAAAAAATTTATTAGCTACGAACGATTTATAACAGATAAACAACAAAGTTCATAGCTAATTTTAGTTTTTCTGTAATGTTAATAGGGTTAAAATATAAACAGCGGTCCTGAAAAAGTCCATCCGGCGGAATTTCCTGTTAGCTTGATGGTCAACATTGTTTAGTATCGGGGAAAGTGCACAGATTGCTATTCTCAGAGATGCTATTTAGATATTAGCAAATatttattttgtcctgaaattttaaactgAAAATATTAACTTCAGTCTTCAGGACAACTCAAGACATTTTTGTCCTGAAAAATTAAAgtgaaaaactaaaattcaggatGCAGTGACTAATTTCTAGATAACATCCGTTTAAAGTGGCTACGTAGTGTCATTTCTACTTTAGTGTCTAATTCGATGGTCTTTAACCCAACATTGATACCGTTTCTGGCCCTATATTATAATAAAATCTGGCTTCTTCTGCCCAACGAGTGGTCTATTCGTTGTTAGTTTGAAAGACAGCCTCCTCATTTTTCTTGACATTTGATCGAAAATAGTTGgtaattatgaaaattatttgTAGTCCGACAACATGTTTCCGTGAATTATAAACCTAAGTACGCGTATGTGTAACGAATTCAAAATATGTAAAATCagtatattttcttaaatttaaatgA
It encodes the following:
- the LOC107801584 gene encoding uncharacterized protein LOC107801584, translating into MASTPLARLSIERRPKLLKDFLLQDDPYLCSPNDFGSHPRKLCKSKFSNFHGSRIKSNKASSHQLLRNRSSRAATATISAINKVINIVKFLPFASVKSPSIFPRSISRKLSRRTNHRDNIKQHSSNHDVSVKVKVKDILRWKSFRDLVDEKSTPYSPNRCTTTTTTTNSTTTTSTTTSSKRTSWCDSDFTAEDLPSWWGENGEFLGELEDGMKKVGRNNIFEETVGGYSMGTTRAIKRDRKEELCFDENEQHSPVSVLESPFQEDDEEGIAFSFHRNLANLDKRTSMFMQRIQQFESLAEGNTSFEEEEEQQQQQQEEEEEIREIEEKAKQLLSNLKETINMELIEDCEANYVDELLFDFFWHELCTTRKHQNNDDGESDEKQMREAESWINGDYKGEFEWEIEDKRESYIRDMEREARWNKFEEEKQELSLDLEFEVFNDLVHEVLEDFFPHKC